In the genome of Candidatus Cloacimonadota bacterium, the window AAGGAAAATATTGAATTAAGCAAAAAAAGAGGTGTCAAAGAAGCTGCACTGTTAATAGAGGAAAAAGCTATTGAAAAGGTAATTAGTCATCTGGAAAATGAAAATCCGCTGAGGACACTTGATTTGGAGTTGAATGAAAAAAAAGCAATTCGTGGATTTCAATTTATCAGCCAAAAACCAATGATGATCATTTTGAATTCTGATGAAGATAATTATGGTAAGAACGAAGAAATAATTTCAGAAATAGAAAAGAAATATAAAGCAATTGAATTTGCCGGAAATTTTGAAATGGAACTGTCGCAACTTCCTGAAGACGAAGCAGCAGAATTCATGCAGGATATGGGAATTTCACAATCAGCAAGGAACAGGCTTACAAAGCTATCTTACGACATTCTTGGAAATATCAGCTTCTTTACAGTTGGTAAAGATGAAGTTCGTGCCTGGACCATTGAAAAAGGGCAGAATGCGGTAGAAGCTGCAGGAAAAATTCATACCGATCTGGCTCGTGGTTTTATTCGAGCGGAATGTTTTTCCTATGAAAATCTGATAGAAGCTGGAAGCGAAAAAGTGCTTAGAGAAAAGGGGCAATTCAGACTGGAAGGGAAAAATTATATTGTCAAAGATGGAGACATAATTTCAATTCGCTTCAGTGTATGATTTGGAGCTAAAATGAAAAAAGAACAAAAAACAAAAGAAGTAAATAAGAATATTCAAAAACCAATTTTTGGTATTATCCTGATGCTGCTTTCCATTTTGTTTTTGGTGGCAATAACTGTTGATACCACACAATTGATCTTCGATTACAAAATTTTGCACGAAACAGGATTATCATTTTTCAAATTTATCAAACTTGAATTTCCACCAGTGTCAAATCCAATTGGTCCATTTGGTGTTTTTTTTGGATTCTGGATGGTTACAATTTTTGGAAAATTCCTTAGTATATCATTGCTTTTGGCACTTGCACTATTTGGTTTTTTTATTAGTTTCATCAAAGAAAATCATCCTATTCAGAAGATCCTCTTGTTCCTTGCTTTTGCATTTTTCTTGAATATAGACATTTTTATTTTATCAACAAAATCACTGAATTATGCTGGTAGAATTCCCTGCTTTGTTTATCAATTTTTACTTCGAATTTTCCACAATACAGGAACTTTTATAATAAGTTCTGTAGTCGTAATTATATGTTTGATTTTTATCTTTGAATTGAAGAATTGGAAAATTTTCTTTATAGGAATCGGAAAAGTGATTTCAGCGATTTTCAAATTTATTCAAAAACTATTTTCCAAAAAAGAGAAGAAAGAAAAACCTGTAAAAATTAAGAAGCCCAAGAAGAAAAAAGAGAAGAAAAAGAAAGAACCGATTGTTCCCAGAATTCGAGATCATGCAGCTAAAGAAGATACAAAAGAGCAACCGAAAACAAAACCGAAAATTAAGCCGCGTGATCTTACTCAGGATAAAGGCGAAGTTCCAGATGAACCGACGCGTGAATATGAAAAACCGCTGATCGAAGATTTTCTGACCAGTGTTCAACCCAGTCGAAAAGCCAGGGAAGAAATAGAGAAGAACATCAAGATGATATCGCAGATACTGATCGAAAAACTGGCAGAATTTGGCGTGGAAGCAGAAGTTATTAATGTGAATATCGGGCCAATTATTACACAGTATGAAATAAAACCGGCGCCTGGAGTTAAAGTCAATAAATTCCATGCTTTAGCCGACGATCTTGCTTTAGCAATTAAAGCTACCAGCATTCGAATTCAAGCTCCGATCCCCGGCCGTGGTCTGGTGGGAATTGAAATTCCCAATGTGAATCGAGACACCATTTATCTAAAAGATATCCTGCTATCCGATGAAATGAAGAAACTGGATGGCGTTCTCACTTTTGGTTTGGGAAAAGATATTTCCGGAAAACCAGTTGTGGCTGATCTGGCAAAAATGCCTCACTTACTTATTGCTGGTGCTACTGGTTCAGGAAAAAGTGTGTGCGTTAATTCCATTATCTGCAGCCTGCTTTTCCGCACAAATCCCGATCAATTGCGCTTGATCCTGATCGATCCAAAACGGATCGAGCTTTCCGGTTATGAAGGAATTCCGCATCTGGTGCAGGAAGTTGTAACGGATAACGAAGAAGCACTGATAGCTTTGAATTGGGCTGTTGCCGAAATGGATCATCGCTATGCGCTTTTGCAAAAATACAAAGTTAAAGGATTGATTTCTTATAATGCCAAAGTTAAGAAATTGAAGGACAAAGATCCTGAACTTGAAGATGATCCACTGCCATTTGTGGTGATCGTGGTGGATGAACTTGCCGATCTCATGATGACAGTTGGTCGCGATATTGAACGCCCGATTACACGTTTGGCGCAAATGGCTCGTGCAATTGGAATTCATCTGATTCTGGCAACGCAAAGACCATCCATAAAAGTTATCACCGGTGTAATCAAAGCAAACTTTCCCTCGCGAATTGCTTTCAAAGTTTCTTCCAAGATAGATTCACGAGTTATCATCGATACAAACGGCGCTGAAAAACTTCTGGGAATGGGTGACAGCTTGTTCATGCCGCCCGGAAAAGGGCAAACCGAAAGAATTCACGGAGCTTTCATTTTACCACAGGAAATCCTCGATCTCATCGAATACCTGAAAACTCAACCCAAACCGGAAAAGGAGATCAAAATTATCGATGATGAACAGCCGCTTCTCGGTGAATTCCAATATGATGATGAACTTTTCCCGGAAGCTGCAGTCTGTGTTGTTACTGCCGGACAGGCTTCAGTTTCTATGCTGCAGCGGCATTTTAAGATCGGTTACGCTCGAGCCGGAAGACTTGTCGATATGCTGGAACAGGCTGGAATTGTAGGACCTCATGTAGGCAGTAAATCACGAGAAGTTCTGGCAACTGAAGAGGATATGAAAATTTATGGCTACATTCCCGATGAGTAAATTATTCCTGGTTCTAATTTTAATAGCTTCAATTTCATTTTGCCGGGCAGATGAGCTGGACGATATCTACGATGCAATCCTGATAAAATATTCCAAAGTAAAGTTTTACGAAGCAGAATTTGAACAGGAAAATTATTGGAAAAGTATTGATGTAACTCAATCTTCACATGGCATGATCTATTTCGATGTCGATAATTTCCTGATGAAATATGAACAACCGGAAGGGCAGATTCTGTTTATTCAGAATGATACAGTAACCATTTATGATGCTGCCACAAATCAAGCGATGATCTCAAATAATATGAATATCGAATTACGTCCGGTAAATCTGATCTCGGAATATTGGGAAAGTTCCGATAAAAAATTAAATTTTTCTGAAAACGATTTAACTAAGATCACTTTGAAAACAGAGATAAATGAGACAATAACTTTACTTCTGGAAGATCATATTTTAGCAGAACTCACGATTCATGATGAGGATGAAAATTTCGTTTTGTATAAATTCAAAAATGCCAAAATCAACGAGCAACTTCCTGCCGGTGTTTTTGATGTAGAACTTCCTGAAGATGCAAATATTATAGATAATCGAGTAAACAAATAAACGGAGAATTTAATGATAGCTTTAATTATGGCTGGCGGAGTTGGAACGCGTTTTTGGCCGCTCAGCAGAGAATCCAATCCTAAGCAGTTTTTGAATATTTTATCGGATCGATCAATGATCCAGATGACCGTGGATCGTTTGACTTCCAAAATAAAAATGGAGGATATTTTCATCGTTACAGCTGCCTCGCAAGTGGAACTGACCAAACAGCATTTACCGGAATTGCCGGAAGAAAATATTATTATCGAACCTTTTGGCATGAATACAGCTCCCTGTATTGCGCTCAGCGCGTCATATCTGGCTCGTAAACATAAAAAAACAGAAAGTATGATAGTTTTGCCAGCAGACCATTTAATTGCCCTGAAAGATGATTTTCTGGCTTCCCTGCAAATAGGGGAAGAATCGGCAAATTTGGATAATCTGGTTACGTTTGGAATTAAACCGAATTATCCGGCTACAGGTTACGGTTACATCGAAGCCGGAAAGAAGATCGATGAGCAGAGATTTTTTGTGAAACAATTTAAGGAAAAGCCTGATATGGAGACAGCTCAGCAGTTTCTGGAAGCAGGAAATTTTTTCTGGAACAGCGGCATGTTCATGTGGAAGATCGAGACGATCCTGCAAGCTTATAATGATTATCTTCCCAAAGTTAATTCCATTTTAAAAGAAGTTAATGCAAAATGGGACAAAGTTGGATTATCAGCCGATTTCAGCGAAGAATACAAAAAAATGCCCAAAATCCCAGTCGATATCGGAATTATGGAACAGGCAGAAAAACGTGTGGTAATCCCTGTAGATTACGGTTGGAGCGATGTGGGCAGTTGGAAAGCACTTTACGATATTTCCCAAAAAGATGAAAATGAAAATGTGCTCAAAAGTGATTCTGAAATCATTGAAAGCAAAAATAATTACGTGAATTCAGCTAAATTTGTATCCTTGATTGGAGTGGAAAATCTGGTCGTAGTTGAAAGTGAAGATGCACTTTTGATAGCAGATAAAGATAAAAGCGAAGACGTGAAGAAAATCGTTGAAAAACTAAAAAATAACAAAAAGAAAAAACTTTTATAAATCCCCTCTTGAGAGGGGTGCGGCTTTAGCCGCGGGGTGTGTTTTCTTACTTGTCACCCTGAGCTTGTCGAAGGGTATGGCATTAAAAAAAAACAGGTTCCTTTCCATTAGATCGGGAAGGATTTTTCTTCTTGACTCAATTCATTTAAAATCAATACATTGTAAGTAGAATTTTTTTTGGAGAAAAAATACTACATCTAACATTGGATGAAGGAGTGAATTGTGAAGAGATTTCTTTGGATATTAATTTTATTTCCCCTCATACTTTTTGCTGAAACTCACATTCCCGCTGGTCCTGTTTCCGGCACTTGGGATTTCGCAGGCTCACCTTATCTCATCGATGGTGAAATTGAAATTCCCAATGGACAAACTCTCATAATCGATCCGGGATGTCTGATCGAGTTTCAAGGGCATTACAAATTTAATGTTCAGGGAAGATTGCTGGCAGTTGGAACAGAACAGGATTCGATCAGGTTTACAGTTGCTGATACGACAGGATTCAGTAATTTCAATTCTACTGATGGCGGCTGGCATGGAATACGATTAGAAAACACTCCCGCAACGAATGACTCATCTAAAATAATATATTGTATTTTGGAAAATGGGAAGGCAATGGGTGATGTTCCTGAGGATAGAAAAGGTGGGGGAATTTACATTTTCGATTATTCAAAAATAGAGTTTTCAAATAATTTAATCCAGAATAATTATTCAGAAGCTTTTGGCGGAGGAATGTTAGTTTTTAATAGTGAAATGGTTATTAAAAACACAAAAATTTGTAATAATTTTAATTATGGAATTTACGGTCTTGGAAGTAAAATTGAAAATTGCATAGTTTCTAACAATCTGGGAGGTGGAATTTGTGGAATTGATACAATTAAAAATTCAAAAATATTTGATAACCAGGATGTTGGAATTGAAAGTTGTGAATTACTAATAAGTAGTGAAGTTTACGATAATCTATATGGCATTGAATCATTTTGGCAAAATTGTTCAGTAATAAATTCTTTAATCTATAACAATAATATTGGAATGGTGTTTTGGGATGATGAGTGTTATGTTAACTGCGTAATAAGTAATTGTACTTTTGCAAATAATGTAAGTGGGTTAAATGTCGATGGGATGGGGCAATGGAATGCAACAGATGTTATTATCACAAATTCTATTTTTTTTAATGATGATGATTTCCATTTAATTGGCTATGGGATTACAGCTACTGCATCATATTGTCTTTTTTCAGAAGAGCCTACCGGTTTCTCATCTTTGCAGCACATGTTATATTCCGATCCTTCTTTTGTTGATCCGGCAAACAATGATTTCCATTTGGAATCCTATTCCCCCTGTTTAAATAACGGCACTCCCGACACAACAGGATTGAATCTTCCCGAATATGATTTGGATGGCAATCCCCGCATTTACCAAGGAACTTATCCTATTATTGATCTTGGTTGCTACGAATACCAGGACGATCCTTCACAATTTCCGGCAATAACTATTCAGAATGATAATATCGAATTCGAAAACTGGTCACCAACCAGCGGAAATTCACCATCTCAGGAATTCATAATCTTTAATACAGGCATGGAAAACCTAAGTATTACCTCTATCGAATCACCCGATGGTTTTCTAATTCGACAGTCAGGAACTTATGTTCAATCTCTTCCGGGTTTTGAATTACTTCCTGCAACAAACAGCCAGATTGAAGTAGTTTTTGCTCCTTCTTCTACTGGAATGTATTCTGACGAAATTCATATTTATTCCAATGCTGTTAATGGAAGTGATGCAACCGTACAAGTTTCGGGTGAATCTGATGATGATTACCATATTGCTGCAAATATTTTGTCTGATACCATTTGGGATTATGATACAGTGATTGTTCATAATAACATATCAGTTTATCAAGGAATAAATTTAGAAATTCTTCCAGGCACAACAATTAAATTCAATTATTGCAGCATGGATATTTATGGAAATCTGATTGCTGAAGGGGAAGAAGATAACATTATTACTTTTACAGGAAATACAATTTGGAAGGGTATAAGAATCATATCTCCGAATGAAGCACCAATCATTGAGTTTTGCAAATTTGAAAAAGTTAGAAATAATAGTGGTAACTTAGTCACTTTATATTTGAATGATTGCCCAAA includes:
- a CDS encoding YchF family ATPase, giving the protein MKIGIIGLQNSGKTTIFNALTGQELETTPYSLQKAEPNLGIVEVLDERITKLSEMYDPKKTIYATIEYIDFAGFSSEQDSSEPIPANILALAKTTDALAVIVRNFSNNLADEISKLSALEQIETLESELIMSDLIIAENRKENIELSKKRGVKEAALLIEEKAIEKVISHLENENPLRTLDLELNEKKAIRGFQFISQKPMMIILNSDEDNYGKNEEIISEIEKKYKAIEFAGNFEMELSQLPEDEAAEFMQDMGISQSARNRLTKLSYDILGNISFFTVGKDEVRAWTIEKGQNAVEAAGKIHTDLARGFIRAECFSYENLIEAGSEKVLREKGQFRLEGKNYIVKDGDIISIRFSV
- a CDS encoding outer membrane lipoprotein carrier protein LolA; translation: MSKLFLVLILIASISFCRADELDDIYDAILIKYSKVKFYEAEFEQENYWKSIDVTQSSHGMIYFDVDNFLMKYEQPEGQILFIQNDTVTIYDAATNQAMISNNMNIELRPVNLISEYWESSDKKLNFSENDLTKITLKTEINETITLLLEDHILAELTIHDEDENFVLYKFKNAKINEQLPAGVFDVELPEDANIIDNRVNK
- a CDS encoding mannose-1-phosphate guanylyltransferase, which produces MIALIMAGGVGTRFWPLSRESNPKQFLNILSDRSMIQMTVDRLTSKIKMEDIFIVTAASQVELTKQHLPELPEENIIIEPFGMNTAPCIALSASYLARKHKKTESMIVLPADHLIALKDDFLASLQIGEESANLDNLVTFGIKPNYPATGYGYIEAGKKIDEQRFFVKQFKEKPDMETAQQFLEAGNFFWNSGMFMWKIETILQAYNDYLPKVNSILKEVNAKWDKVGLSADFSEEYKKMPKIPVDIGIMEQAEKRVVIPVDYGWSDVGSWKALYDISQKDENENVLKSDSEIIESKNNYVNSAKFVSLIGVENLVVVESEDALLIADKDKSEDVKKIVEKLKNNKKKKLL
- a CDS encoding DUF87 domain-containing protein, with translation MKKEQKTKEVNKNIQKPIFGIILMLLSILFLVAITVDTTQLIFDYKILHETGLSFFKFIKLEFPPVSNPIGPFGVFFGFWMVTIFGKFLSISLLLALALFGFFISFIKENHPIQKILLFLAFAFFLNIDIFILSTKSLNYAGRIPCFVYQFLLRIFHNTGTFIISSVVVIICLIFIFELKNWKIFFIGIGKVISAIFKFIQKLFSKKEKKEKPVKIKKPKKKKEKKKKEPIVPRIRDHAAKEDTKEQPKTKPKIKPRDLTQDKGEVPDEPTREYEKPLIEDFLTSVQPSRKAREEIEKNIKMISQILIEKLAEFGVEAEVINVNIGPIITQYEIKPAPGVKVNKFHALADDLALAIKATSIRIQAPIPGRGLVGIEIPNVNRDTIYLKDILLSDEMKKLDGVLTFGLGKDISGKPVVADLAKMPHLLIAGATGSGKSVCVNSIICSLLFRTNPDQLRLILIDPKRIELSGYEGIPHLVQEVVTDNEEALIALNWAVAEMDHRYALLQKYKVKGLISYNAKVKKLKDKDPELEDDPLPFVVIVVDELADLMMTVGRDIERPITRLAQMARAIGIHLILATQRPSIKVITGVIKANFPSRIAFKVSSKIDSRVIIDTNGAEKLLGMGDSLFMPPGKGQTERIHGAFILPQEILDLIEYLKTQPKPEKEIKIIDDEQPLLGEFQYDDELFPEAAVCVVTAGQASVSMLQRHFKIGYARAGRLVDMLEQAGIVGPHVGSKSREVLATEEDMKIYGYIPDE